A portion of the Rhodanobacter sp. AS-Z3 genome contains these proteins:
- the ilvD gene encoding dihydroxy-acid dehydratase — MPVYRSRTSTAGRNMAGARALWRATGMKDGDFQKPIIAVANSFTQFVPGHVHLKDMGQLVIEEIVRAGGVGKEFNTIAVDDGIAMGHDGMLYSLPSRDIIADSVEYMCNAHTADALVCISNCDKITPGMLMAALRLNIPVVFVSGGPMEAGKTKLAGKEVALDLIDAMVAAADDTISDAEVLQIESSACPTCGSCSGMFTANSMNCLTEALGLSLPGNGSLVATHAAREQLFRKAGRTIVELARRYYEEDDVRALPRNIASKAAFANAISLDIAMGGSTNTVLHLLAAAQEGEIDFTMSDIDRLSRKVPNLCKVAPSSSYHLEDVHRAGGVMAILGEMDRAGLLDTSVPVVHSPSLAEALEAWDVKRTSDPVVHEFYRAGPAGIRTQTAFSQSCRYDTLDTDREAGCIRSREFAYSQDGGLAVLYGNLAERGCIVKTAGVDNSILQFSGPAVVLESQDAAVAAILSGMVKPGDVVIIRYEGPRGGPGMQEMLYPTSYLKSKGLGKVCALITDGRFSGGTAGLSIGHVSPEAAEGGNIALVQTGDTIVIDIPNRIVRFEVSDEELASRRAAQAAAGWKPKSPRKRKVSSALKAYAKLVTSADKGAVRDVSMLED, encoded by the coding sequence ATGCCTGTCTATCGCTCCCGTACCAGCACCGCCGGCCGCAACATGGCCGGCGCCCGCGCGCTGTGGCGAGCCACCGGCATGAAGGACGGCGACTTCCAGAAGCCGATCATCGCGGTGGCCAACTCGTTTACCCAGTTCGTGCCCGGCCATGTGCATCTGAAGGATATGGGGCAGTTGGTGATCGAGGAGATCGTGCGCGCCGGTGGCGTCGGCAAGGAGTTCAACACCATCGCGGTGGATGACGGTATCGCGATGGGCCATGACGGCATGCTCTACAGCCTGCCGTCGCGCGACATCATTGCCGACAGCGTGGAGTACATGTGCAACGCACATACCGCCGACGCGCTGGTGTGCATTTCCAATTGCGACAAGATCACTCCCGGCATGTTGATGGCGGCGTTGCGTCTGAATATTCCGGTGGTGTTTGTTTCCGGTGGCCCGATGGAAGCGGGCAAGACCAAGCTGGCGGGCAAGGAGGTCGCACTGGACCTGATCGATGCGATGGTGGCGGCGGCGGACGACACGATATCCGATGCGGAGGTGCTGCAGATCGAGAGTTCCGCCTGTCCCACCTGCGGCTCGTGTTCGGGCATGTTCACCGCCAACTCGATGAACTGCCTGACCGAGGCGTTGGGTTTGTCACTGCCGGGCAACGGTTCACTGGTGGCCACGCATGCCGCCCGCGAGCAGTTGTTCCGCAAGGCCGGTCGAACCATCGTCGAACTGGCCCGACGCTATTACGAAGAAGACGATGTACGCGCGTTGCCGCGCAACATCGCCAGCAAGGCCGCGTTCGCGAACGCAATTTCGCTGGACATCGCCATGGGCGGCTCGACCAATACCGTGCTGCACTTGCTGGCCGCCGCGCAGGAAGGAGAGATCGATTTCACCATGAGCGACATCGACCGGCTCTCGCGCAAAGTGCCGAACCTGTGCAAGGTCGCGCCATCCAGCAGCTACCACCTTGAAGACGTGCATCGCGCTGGCGGCGTGATGGCAATACTGGGCGAGATGGATCGCGCCGGTCTGCTCGATACCTCGGTGCCGGTAGTTCATAGCCCGTCGCTGGCCGAAGCGCTGGAAGCATGGGACGTGAAGCGCACCAGCGATCCCGTAGTGCACGAGTTCTATCGTGCCGGACCGGCCGGCATCCGCACGCAGACCGCGTTTTCGCAGAGCTGCCGCTATGACACGCTGGATACCGATCGCGAAGCCGGTTGCATCCGTTCGCGCGAATTTGCCTACAGTCAGGATGGTGGGCTGGCCGTGCTGTACGGCAACCTCGCCGAGCGCGGCTGCATCGTGAAAACCGCCGGCGTCGACAACAGCATCCTGCAATTCAGCGGCCCGGCCGTGGTACTGGAAAGCCAGGACGCTGCAGTCGCCGCCATCCTGAGCGGCATGGTGAAGCCGGGCGATGTCGTGATCATTCGCTACGAAGGTCCGCGCGGTGGCCCGGGCATGCAGGAAATGCTGTATCCCACCAGCTATCTGAAATCCAAGGGGCTGGGCAAAGTCTGCGCGCTGATTACCGACGGTCGCTTTTCCGGCGGCACCGCCGGGCTGTCGATCGGCCACGTTTCCCCCGAGGCCGCCGAAGGCGGCAACATCGCCCTGGTACAGACCGGCGACACCATCGTCATCGATATTCCCAATCGCATCGTGCGCTTTGAAGTCAGCGACGAAGAGCTCGCCAGTCGACGCGCCGCCCAGGCTGCCGCCGGCTGGAAGCCGAAGTCACCACGCAAGCGCAAGGTCAGTTCCGCGCTCAAGGCCTACGCCAAGTTGGTGACCAGTGCGGACAAGGGTGCGGTGCGTGATGTCAGCATGCTGGAGGACTAA